A window of the Cystobacter fuscus genome harbors these coding sequences:
- a CDS encoding sigma-54-dependent transcriptional regulator, protein MNEQQSLRVLIVDDERIALRSFANLLESLGNAVPYRASSLEEARQILEEVLIDIAFIDLQLSPDFRNRDGLTLIQELRERYQTVPVVVSGHSQVHEVREAMKLGAEDYVLKTELEQRVSIILNALRRKLELKEELLDLRARGPADTTLGLVGTSVPIQNLRALIQRVATANSQELFPVLIHGPTGSGKELVAQAIHKLGPHPSDPFFDVNCGALAETLIEDQLFGHVRGAFTDAHTDKEGYFSLVRRGTLFLDEVAELSLSLQAKLLRVLETRRFRPVGPTAREQLFQGRIVAATHVDLKERVREKLFREDLFHRLNVLRILVPPLSDHREDIPALVQHFAARQHRPMQFTQRAIEQLSRRPWPGNVRELRNAITRLAILAESESIDVDTLELYLPLESAELSLGGALSDELGQMVRKLLALPMKDRLDAITKAIVLAAVEQARGNNTEAGKVLGRSRKFVERYLKKLAKGGKDTSPEDEDEEDS, encoded by the coding sequence CCCCTACCGGGCCAGCTCGCTGGAGGAAGCTCGGCAGATCCTCGAGGAAGTCCTCATCGACATCGCGTTCATCGACCTGCAGCTCTCGCCGGACTTCCGCAACCGGGATGGCCTCACGCTCATCCAGGAGCTTCGCGAGCGCTACCAGACGGTGCCCGTCGTGGTGAGCGGGCACAGCCAGGTCCACGAGGTCCGCGAGGCCATGAAGTTGGGGGCCGAGGACTACGTGCTCAAGACGGAGCTCGAGCAACGGGTCTCGATCATCCTCAATGCCCTGCGCCGCAAGCTCGAACTCAAGGAGGAGTTGCTGGACCTCCGGGCGAGGGGCCCCGCCGACACGACACTGGGCCTGGTGGGCACCTCGGTGCCCATCCAGAACCTGCGCGCGCTGATCCAGCGGGTGGCCACGGCCAACAGCCAGGAGCTGTTTCCGGTGCTCATCCATGGACCCACGGGCTCGGGAAAGGAGCTGGTGGCCCAGGCCATCCACAAGCTCGGCCCCCACCCCTCGGATCCCTTCTTCGACGTGAACTGTGGCGCGCTCGCCGAGACGCTGATCGAGGATCAACTCTTCGGCCACGTGCGCGGGGCCTTCACGGACGCCCATACGGACAAGGAGGGGTACTTCTCGCTGGTGCGGCGGGGCACGCTCTTCCTGGACGAGGTGGCGGAGTTGAGCCTGTCGCTCCAGGCGAAGCTGCTGCGCGTGCTGGAGACCCGGCGCTTCCGGCCCGTGGGCCCCACGGCGCGCGAGCAGCTCTTCCAGGGGAGGATCGTCGCCGCGACGCATGTCGACCTCAAGGAGCGGGTCCGGGAGAAGCTCTTCCGGGAGGATCTCTTCCACCGGCTCAACGTGCTGCGCATCCTCGTGCCGCCGCTGTCGGATCATCGAGAGGACATCCCGGCGCTCGTCCAGCACTTCGCCGCCCGGCAGCACCGGCCCATGCAGTTCACCCAGCGGGCCATCGAGCAGCTCAGCCGACGACCCTGGCCGGGCAACGTGCGTGAGCTGCGCAACGCCATCACCCGGCTGGCCATCCTCGCCGAGTCCGAGAGCATCGACGTGGACACCCTCGAGCTCTACCTGCCGCTGGAGTCCGCCGAGCTCTCGCTGGGAGGCGCGCTCTCGGATGAACTGGGGCAGATGGTGCGCAAGCTCCTGGCACTTCCGATGAAGGACAGGCTCGACGCCATCACCAAGGCCATCGTCCTCGCGGCCGTGGAGCAGGCCCGGGGCAACAACACGGAGGCCGGCAAGGTGCTCGGCCGCAGCCGCAAGTTCGTGGAGCGCTACCTCAAGAAGCTCGCCAAGGGAGGCAAGGACACGTCCCCGGAGG